Proteins encoded in a region of the Isosphaeraceae bacterium EP7 genome:
- a CDS encoding multiheme c-type cytochrome: protein MHAKYPGWRLGMAGLALLTVLVLTPRREGRGQDGGGAGASRRLYVGAQGCAQCHATGARNVVADAEARDVSWVKLDEYVTWSTQDNHSKAYSRLAGVWKERTASMSALLGYDALNDRRCLSCHSTWAPEDERGRPFSLAEGVTCTACHGPDSGWILPHGLDPKWRTLPPAEKEAKGLVNLRDPVKRASTCLACHVGNHEQGKVLTHEMYAAGHPPLPGIEVGAFSKAQPRHWRLNRQNSEATKAILKVDPTELEETRFTVIAGVVSLRHAMDLLAATTEQGVADGTSEFGRFDCQSCHHELRRPSWRQARGAVGPPGRPRPPAWPDALIDLALHLVESAPSGDTTLRPRYDAARSTLAEAFSDRPFGDPARVVPASRVISAWSDDLVAAIKSTKINAEAGRRALARLVERGRGSKFIDPDAAKQLAWAYQTIRGELVEIGATPADPAYDAVMDRLDEGLGLAIPTGPKRDPVALLSQRLKALSDYDPAQFRRDFDELARLAPAGP from the coding sequence GTGCACGCGAAGTACCCGGGATGGCGGCTCGGCATGGCCGGCCTGGCGCTGCTGACGGTCTTGGTCCTGACCCCACGCCGCGAAGGCCGGGGCCAGGACGGAGGCGGCGCCGGTGCGTCGAGGCGGCTGTATGTCGGAGCCCAGGGGTGCGCCCAGTGCCACGCGACCGGGGCCAGGAACGTCGTCGCCGACGCCGAGGCTCGCGACGTCTCTTGGGTCAAGCTTGATGAGTACGTGACCTGGAGCACGCAGGACAACCACTCCAAGGCCTATTCCAGGCTGGCCGGCGTCTGGAAGGAGCGGACGGCCTCGATGTCGGCCCTTCTGGGCTACGACGCCCTGAACGATCGTCGATGCCTGAGCTGCCACTCGACCTGGGCTCCCGAGGATGAGCGAGGTCGCCCCTTCTCGCTGGCCGAAGGGGTGACCTGCACCGCCTGCCACGGCCCCGACTCCGGCTGGATCTTGCCGCACGGGCTCGACCCGAAGTGGCGCACCCTGCCGCCGGCCGAGAAAGAGGCGAAGGGGCTGGTCAACTTGCGCGATCCGGTGAAGCGTGCCTCGACCTGCCTGGCCTGCCACGTCGGCAATCATGAGCAAGGGAAGGTGCTGACCCACGAGATGTACGCCGCCGGCCACCCGCCGCTGCCGGGCATCGAGGTGGGCGCCTTCAGCAAGGCCCAGCCCCGCCACTGGCGGCTCAACCGCCAGAACTCCGAGGCCACCAAGGCGATCCTGAAGGTGGATCCGACCGAGCTGGAGGAGACCCGGTTCACCGTGATCGCCGGCGTCGTCAGCCTGCGGCACGCGATGGACCTGCTGGCCGCCACCACGGAGCAGGGGGTCGCCGACGGCACCAGCGAGTTCGGCCGGTTCGACTGCCAGTCGTGCCACCACGAGCTGAGGCGGCCGAGCTGGCGCCAGGCCCGAGGCGCTGTCGGCCCGCCGGGACGCCCACGCCCGCCGGCCTGGCCCGATGCCCTGATCGACCTGGCCCTGCACCTCGTCGAGTCCGCCCCCTCGGGCGACACGACCTTGCGGCCCCGATACGACGCGGCGCGGTCCACGCTTGCTGAGGCCTTCAGCGACCGACCGTTCGGCGACCCCGCCCGGGTTGTCCCCGCCTCGCGGGTAATCTCGGCGTGGTCGGACGATCTTGTCGCTGCGATCAAGTCGACGAAGATCAACGCCGAGGCGGGCCGGCGTGCCCTGGCCCGGCTCGTCGAACGCGGCCGCGGCTCCAAATTCATCGATCCCGACGCCGCCAAGCAGCTTGCCTGGGCCTATCAGACCATCCGCGGCGAGTTGGTCGAGATCGGCGCCACGCCGGCCGATCCCGCGTATGACGCCGTGATGGACAGGCTGGACGAGGGGCTCGGACTGGCGATTCCGACCGGCCCGAAGCGCGACCCGGTGGCCCTGCTCTCGCAACGCCTGAAGGCCCTGAGCGACTACGACCCGGCGCAGTTCCGCCGCGACTTCGACGAGCTGGCCCGCCTGGCGCCGGCCGGGCCCTGA
- a CDS encoding multiheme c-type cytochrome: MRTQRPDARPWIGLILTAAALACPWLPAPGPRILAAADRNWATPAAAATRWTGTGSCSALDCHGGVAGLGATGLKGSEYTAWAMRDPHAKAYEALLTPRARRMLARYRGMPDAAEARPGDEVLCLSCHVHQEYNPSLVEDDRLLNFEATTKADGVGCESCHGAAGGWLAQHGSAAWKGLSLSGQLSDARKQREFGMVATKDLVERGRRCVACHVGDGRADVNHDLIAAGHPRLEFEYASQMARYPKHWLVEDDKRRDPSYEARAWAVGRALSAQAALSLLSWRAEASKARGDGLASGAHALATPPAWPEFSEYECASCHHDLSNPATRPGQNAGRGPLAWGSWFAPSTRFLAGVVGQDVPWLGSLEREMRRPSPSPAAAADLARQGVVRLEALIETLRAMPLEPGDASRLIGAMMASGGDIAPISRDRAEATALGLRAMARRLVDDDPRRAETLFIRELSGYLDVFRAPGSREGLTDDQARELARRWATLRATPLGSSD; this comes from the coding sequence ATGCGGACGCAACGACCCGACGCTCGCCCCTGGATCGGCCTCATCCTGACCGCGGCGGCCCTGGCCTGCCCCTGGTTGCCTGCCCCGGGTCCCCGGATTCTGGCGGCGGCCGACCGGAACTGGGCGACGCCCGCCGCAGCCGCGACCCGATGGACGGGGACCGGTTCATGCTCGGCGCTCGACTGCCACGGCGGGGTTGCCGGACTGGGGGCCACCGGCCTGAAGGGCTCGGAATACACCGCCTGGGCGATGCGTGACCCTCACGCCAAGGCCTACGAGGCCCTGCTGACCCCGCGTGCCCGTCGGATGCTGGCCCGTTACAGGGGGATGCCCGACGCGGCCGAGGCGCGGCCCGGCGACGAGGTGCTCTGCCTGTCGTGCCATGTCCATCAGGAGTACAACCCCTCGCTCGTCGAGGATGACCGCCTGCTGAATTTCGAGGCCACGACCAAGGCCGACGGCGTGGGCTGCGAGAGCTGCCACGGGGCCGCCGGCGGCTGGCTTGCCCAGCACGGCTCGGCCGCCTGGAAGGGGCTCAGCCTGTCGGGCCAGCTCAGCGACGCTCGCAAGCAGCGCGAATTTGGCATGGTGGCGACGAAGGACCTGGTTGAGCGTGGGCGGCGTTGCGTGGCGTGCCATGTCGGCGACGGCCGTGCCGACGTCAACCACGACCTCATCGCCGCAGGCCACCCCAGGCTCGAATTCGAGTACGCCAGCCAGATGGCCCGCTATCCCAAGCACTGGCTCGTCGAGGACGACAAGCGGCGCGACCCATCGTACGAGGCCCGCGCCTGGGCCGTTGGCCGGGCTCTCTCGGCTCAGGCGGCTCTCTCCCTACTCTCGTGGCGTGCCGAGGCCTCGAAGGCTCGTGGCGATGGGCTTGCGAGCGGTGCGCATGCGCTGGCCACGCCGCCGGCCTGGCCCGAGTTCTCGGAATATGAATGCGCCTCGTGCCACCACGACCTGTCGAACCCCGCGACCAGGCCCGGCCAGAATGCGGGCCGCGGGCCGCTGGCATGGGGAAGCTGGTTCGCTCCCTCGACGCGGTTTCTGGCCGGGGTCGTCGGCCAGGACGTGCCCTGGCTTGGTTCCCTGGAACGGGAAATGCGCCGGCCTTCGCCCAGCCCGGCCGCGGCGGCCGACCTTGCCCGCCAGGGAGTTGTTCGGTTGGAGGCCCTGATCGAGACGCTACGCGCGATGCCGCTGGAACCGGGCGATGCATCACGGCTGATCGGGGCGATGATGGCATCGGGGGGTGACATCGCCCCGATCAGCCGCGACCGCGCCGAAGCGACGGCACTGGGGCTCCGGGCGATGGCCAGGCGGCTGGTGGACGACGACCCGAGGCGAGCCGAGACGCTGTTCATCCGCGAATTGTCGGGCTATCTTGATGTGTTCCGGGCCCCGGGAAGCCGCGAAGGGCTGACCGACGACCAGGCACGCGAGTTGGCCCGACGCTGGGCGACGTTGCGGGCGACCCCCCTTGGTTCGTCCGACTGA
- a CDS encoding 3',5'-cyclic-nucleotide phosphodiesterase, whose product MKVTIIPSSMTPPGQHQEQYLISYLINDSVAVDAGCLGFYLTPVEQAKVQHVLISHTHADHIASLPIFAENAYEAGDACVTVHGSKAVLDCLRTDVFNGRVWPDFLGMAEGGLSFLRLGSLEHLRTIEVEGLRITPVEVNHVVPTMGFLIEDDHSAVVIASDTGPTEALWRLASATPRLDAVFLEASFPDELEWLAAVSMHMTPARFAVEASKVSHPARWIAVHMKARYREQIARELADLRLEGLEIGRFGVPYSF is encoded by the coding sequence GTGAAGGTCACGATCATCCCGTCGTCGATGACGCCGCCCGGGCAGCATCAGGAACAGTACCTGATCTCCTACCTCATCAACGACTCGGTCGCCGTCGACGCAGGCTGCCTGGGCTTCTACCTGACTCCGGTCGAGCAGGCGAAGGTGCAGCACGTCCTGATCTCGCACACCCACGCCGACCACATCGCCAGCCTTCCCATCTTCGCCGAGAACGCCTACGAGGCGGGCGACGCTTGCGTGACGGTCCACGGCAGCAAAGCCGTGCTCGACTGCTTGCGCACCGACGTCTTCAACGGGCGGGTCTGGCCCGACTTCCTCGGCATGGCCGAGGGGGGGCTCTCGTTCCTCAGGCTCGGGAGCCTGGAGCACTTGCGGACGATCGAAGTGGAAGGCCTGCGGATCACGCCCGTCGAGGTCAATCACGTCGTGCCGACGATGGGGTTCCTGATCGAGGACGACCATTCTGCCGTGGTGATCGCCTCGGACACGGGCCCGACCGAGGCCCTCTGGCGGCTTGCCTCGGCCACACCTCGGCTGGATGCGGTCTTCCTGGAGGCCTCGTTCCCCGACGAGCTCGAATGGCTGGCGGCCGTCTCGATGCACATGACCCCGGCACGCTTCGCCGTCGAGGCGAGCAAGGTCTCTCATCCCGCCCGCTGGATCGCCGTCCACATGAAGGCCCGCTATCGCGAGCAGATCGCCCGCGAACTGGCCGACCTCCGCCTGGAGGGGCTGGAGATCGGCCGGTTCGGCGTCCCTTATTCGTTCTAG
- a CDS encoding glycosyltransferase family 39 protein, with the protein MGAQELAPLLPDEDRGRPRRLAMEAALILGLTLALNLAGNDRVGLFDRDEPRYAVAVREMRASGDWMIPSFNGEPRYHKPIFAYWLMGATTAVFGDTPFGVRLVSALAGSALCLGVWALARAAVGPRAGLVAALAMATAPLVFVESKLATTDATLALFLLGCQACLWVLHQRPSTRAAAGFWILLSLATLTKGPVGPAFLAAAGLATWAFGGPTAGWSRLQYRWGVATFLVLTAPWYILVGVITKGEFYRFAVGDQVVRRVTTGMEEHGGFPGYYLVMVLGTFHPWSALLPAALLAAWSRRKANPTLGFLMGWIVGPWLMLECVRTKLVHYYYPSLPACALLVAWLVELVARDEVSLRRWPLGRLAVGLLGGVAMTGVVGLAAGAFVLPSPLFLPLMLTAALLAAGTLAAIERFHTGATHRAAQALAISWALALFVTASWTMPAAEPFRMPLLVGERLGDLASKHKAEPILFSFQEPSIIYALKQPAAQAFSRPALYERVRSSGLAIAAVTPKELSVLLKDTSLKVDVCEDLSGFNLNKGMSQTIHFALLRPGDSMAIRNDPAVEKASVK; encoded by the coding sequence ATGGGTGCGCAAGAGCTCGCGCCGTTGTTGCCGGACGAGGACCGTGGCCGGCCGAGGCGGCTGGCCATGGAGGCCGCCTTGATCCTGGGCCTGACGCTGGCCCTGAATCTGGCCGGCAACGACCGGGTCGGCCTGTTCGACCGCGATGAGCCGCGGTACGCCGTGGCCGTGCGCGAGATGCGGGCCAGCGGCGACTGGATGATCCCCTCCTTCAACGGCGAGCCCCGCTACCACAAGCCAATCTTCGCCTACTGGCTGATGGGGGCCACGACGGCCGTCTTCGGCGACACCCCATTCGGCGTCCGCCTCGTCTCGGCGCTGGCCGGCTCGGCGCTGTGCCTGGGCGTCTGGGCCCTGGCCCGCGCCGCGGTCGGCCCCCGCGCGGGGCTGGTCGCGGCCCTTGCCATGGCCACGGCGCCTCTGGTGTTCGTGGAGTCCAAGCTGGCCACCACCGATGCCACGCTTGCCCTGTTCTTGCTGGGCTGCCAGGCCTGCCTCTGGGTGCTTCATCAGAGGCCGTCGACCCGCGCGGCGGCCGGCTTCTGGATCCTGCTGTCGCTGGCTACGCTAACGAAAGGGCCGGTCGGGCCGGCGTTTCTGGCCGCGGCGGGACTTGCGACCTGGGCGTTTGGCGGGCCCACGGCGGGCTGGAGCCGGCTGCAATATCGCTGGGGCGTCGCCACGTTCCTGGTCTTGACGGCCCCCTGGTACATCCTGGTGGGCGTGATCACCAAGGGCGAGTTCTACCGGTTCGCCGTCGGCGACCAGGTCGTCCGACGGGTGACGACCGGCATGGAGGAGCACGGCGGCTTCCCCGGCTATTACCTCGTGATGGTCTTGGGGACGTTCCACCCCTGGTCGGCCCTGCTGCCTGCGGCCTTGCTGGCGGCCTGGTCGCGCCGCAAGGCAAATCCCACCTTGGGGTTCCTGATGGGCTGGATCGTCGGCCCCTGGCTGATGCTCGAGTGCGTGCGGACGAAGCTGGTCCACTACTACTATCCCTCCCTGCCGGCCTGCGCCCTTCTGGTGGCCTGGCTGGTGGAGCTGGTGGCCCGCGATGAGGTGAGCCTGCGCCGCTGGCCGCTGGGCCGGCTGGCGGTCGGGCTCCTCGGCGGTGTGGCGATGACCGGCGTGGTCGGCCTGGCGGCCGGAGCGTTCGTGCTCCCTTCGCCGCTGTTCCTGCCGCTGATGCTGACTGCGGCCTTGCTGGCGGCGGGCACCCTGGCGGCCATCGAGAGGTTCCACACCGGCGCGACCCACAGGGCCGCGCAGGCCCTGGCCATCTCGTGGGCGCTGGCCCTGTTCGTCACGGCTTCGTGGACGATGCCGGCGGCCGAGCCGTTCCGGATGCCCTTGCTGGTGGGCGAGCGGCTGGGCGACCTGGCCTCGAAGCACAAGGCCGAGCCGATCCTCTTCTCGTTCCAGGAGCCCAGCATCATCTACGCCCTGAAGCAGCCGGCCGCGCAGGCCTTCAGCAGGCCCGCGCTGTATGAGCGGGTCCGCAGCAGCGGGCTGGCCATCGCCGCGGTCACGCCCAAGGAGCTGTCGGTGCTGCTCAAGGACACCTCGCTGAAGGTGGACGTTTGCGAGGACCTCTCCGGGTTCAACCTAAACAAGGGGATGTCGCAGACGATCCACTTCGCCCTGCTGCGGCCGGGCGACTCAATGGCCATCCGCAATGATCCGGCCGTCGAGAAGGCGTCCGTAAAGTAG
- a CDS encoding glycosyltransferase family 4 protein, with translation MKIVHVITRLILGGAQENTLLTVEGLHHRHRDDVTLITGPAEGPEGDLFERAAAQGLKVELMPELVRAVRPMTDYRAYRALRQSIRRLKPDVVHTHSSKAGIVGRAAAWDERVPAVVHTIHGLPFGPSESAFKNRLYVALERWAGRRCHSIVSVCDAMTDQALAAGVGRPGQFSTVYSGMDVDSFLNPGRPRAEVRRELGLADDEVAFATVARLFERKGHDDILAAAPAVLAANPKVRFVFIGDGILRDRLKADAAGLGIGHAIIFTGLVPPGRIPELIHGVDAVVHPSLREGLARVLPQALISGRPAISYDVDGAREVVLPETGILLPDRSVDGLTAAILRLAGDPDLRDAMGLEGRRLFADRFREETMVDALRLLYGRLLDGRIIADGH, from the coding sequence TTGAAGATCGTCCACGTCATCACGCGCCTGATCCTCGGCGGGGCCCAGGAAAATACCCTGCTCACCGTCGAGGGGCTGCACCACCGCCACCGCGATGACGTGACCCTGATCACCGGACCCGCCGAAGGCCCCGAAGGGGACCTCTTCGAACGGGCCGCCGCGCAGGGCCTCAAGGTCGAACTGATGCCCGAGCTGGTCCGCGCCGTCCGGCCGATGACCGACTACCGGGCCTACCGCGCCTTGCGGCAATCGATCCGCCGCCTGAAGCCCGACGTGGTGCATACGCACAGCTCCAAGGCGGGGATCGTCGGCCGGGCCGCGGCCTGGGACGAGCGTGTGCCCGCGGTGGTCCACACCATTCACGGCCTGCCGTTCGGGCCCAGCGAATCGGCCTTCAAGAACCGCCTTTACGTCGCCCTGGAGCGCTGGGCGGGCAGGCGCTGCCACTCGATCGTCAGCGTCTGCGACGCCATGACCGACCAGGCGCTCGCCGCCGGCGTCGGCCGCCCCGGCCAGTTCAGCACGGTCTACAGCGGCATGGACGTTGACTCGTTCTTGAACCCAGGCCGCCCCCGCGCCGAGGTCCGCCGCGAGCTTGGGCTGGCCGACGATGAGGTCGCCTTCGCCACGGTCGCCCGGCTTTTCGAGCGCAAGGGGCACGATGATATCCTGGCCGCGGCGCCCGCCGTGCTCGCGGCCAACCCCAAAGTCCGGTTCGTCTTCATCGGCGACGGGATCTTGCGAGACCGCCTGAAGGCCGACGCCGCGGGGCTGGGTATCGGCCACGCCATCATCTTCACCGGCCTGGTCCCACCCGGGCGCATCCCCGAGCTGATCCATGGCGTCGACGCCGTGGTCCACCCCAGCCTGCGCGAAGGCCTGGCCAGGGTCCTGCCGCAGGCGCTCATCTCGGGCCGGCCCGCGATCAGCTACGACGTCGACGGCGCCCGCGAAGTCGTCCTGCCCGAGACCGGGATCCTGCTGCCCGACCGCTCGGTCGACGGCCTGACCGCCGCGATCCTCAGGCTTGCCGGCGACCCCGACTTGCGGGACGCCATGGGCCTGGAGGGGCGGCGGCTGTTTGCCGACCGGTTCCGCGAGGAGACGATGGTCGACGCCCTGCGGCTACTTTACGGACGCCTTCTCGACGGCCGGATCATTGCGGATGGCCATTGA
- the truA gene encoding tRNA pseudouridine(38-40) synthase TruA has protein sequence MLRNIKLVLSYDGTEFSGWQRQPDRRTVQQVLEEALGELTGVQPPTNASGRTDAGVHALGQVVHFLTASKHPASVFVKALNAKLPADVRILSAEDVPQAFHCTLDAKSKRYRYVIDNSPIADPFLRRTAWHVFQPLDDAAMQRAGQALVGRHDFHSFETHWPNRTSSVRTIYDLTVTRVGSLVTLEVEADGFLYNMVRSITGTLTLVGTGRRPEGWVADALAAEDRAEAGPTAPPQGLFMLYVRY, from the coding sequence GTGCTGAGAAACATCAAGCTCGTCCTGAGCTACGACGGCACCGAGTTCTCCGGCTGGCAGCGTCAGCCAGACCGGAGGACCGTGCAGCAGGTGCTCGAAGAAGCCCTGGGCGAACTGACCGGCGTCCAGCCCCCGACCAACGCCAGCGGTCGGACCGACGCCGGTGTGCACGCGCTGGGGCAGGTCGTCCACTTCCTCACCGCCTCGAAGCACCCGGCCAGTGTCTTCGTCAAGGCGCTCAACGCCAAGCTTCCGGCCGACGTCCGCATCCTCTCCGCCGAGGACGTCCCGCAAGCCTTCCACTGCACCCTCGATGCCAAATCGAAGCGCTATCGCTACGTCATCGACAATAGCCCGATCGCCGACCCGTTTCTCCGCCGCACGGCCTGGCACGTCTTCCAGCCGCTGGACGACGCCGCCATGCAGCGGGCCGGGCAAGCCCTGGTCGGCCGGCACGACTTCCACAGCTTCGAGACCCACTGGCCCAATCGCACTAGCAGCGTCCGGACGATCTATGATCTGACCGTGACCCGCGTAGGGAGCCTCGTCACGCTGGAGGTCGAGGCCGATGGATTCCTGTACAACATGGTCCGGTCGATCACCGGAACACTGACGCTCGTCGGCACCGGCCGCCGCCCCGAAGGCTGGGTCGCGGACGCCCTGGCCGCCGAGGATCGCGCCGAGGCCGGCCCGACCGCGCCGCCTCAGGGGCTGTTCATGCTCTACGTCCGCTACTGA
- a CDS encoding aspartate-semialdehyde dehydrogenase, whose product MKSVAVVGASGAVGQVMIRLLEERNFPISQIKFLASGRSAGKSITFRGEMHAIEPLTADAFRGVDIVLSSTPASVSREFSPLAARAGAVVVDNSSAWRMDPEVPLVVPEVNPGDVARHKGIIANPNCSTIQMVVALKPLHDAARIRRIIVSTYQSVSGAGQSGLEELRAQNEAAVHGMSAPTPNKFAHPIAYNCIPQIDDFLESGYTKEEMKMVLETRKIMGDDSIDVCPTCVRVPVLYSHSESILVETERPLTPTQARALWANAPGVVVLDDPSVKQYPLPAAAAGSDDVFVGRIRQDLARPNALLFWCVSDNLRKGAATNAVQIAEELLKLDPVGA is encoded by the coding sequence GTGAAGAGCGTCGCCGTGGTGGGTGCCAGTGGGGCCGTGGGGCAGGTGATGATCCGCCTGCTGGAAGAACGCAACTTCCCCATCAGCCAGATCAAGTTCCTGGCATCCGGCCGGAGCGCGGGCAAATCGATCACGTTCCGGGGCGAGATGCACGCCATCGAGCCGCTGACGGCCGACGCCTTCCGGGGCGTCGACATCGTCCTGTCCAGCACCCCCGCCTCGGTCTCCCGCGAGTTCAGCCCGCTAGCCGCCAGGGCGGGCGCCGTCGTGGTCGACAATTCGAGCGCCTGGCGCATGGACCCCGAGGTGCCGCTGGTTGTCCCCGAGGTCAATCCCGGCGACGTGGCCCGGCACAAGGGGATCATCGCCAACCCCAATTGCTCGACCATCCAGATGGTCGTCGCCCTGAAGCCCCTGCACGACGCCGCCCGCATCAGGCGCATCATCGTCAGCACCTACCAGTCGGTCTCGGGCGCCGGCCAGAGCGGCCTGGAAGAGCTGAGGGCCCAGAACGAGGCCGCCGTCCACGGTATGTCCGCCCCCACGCCCAACAAGTTCGCCCACCCGATCGCTTATAACTGCATCCCCCAGATCGATGACTTCCTGGAGAGCGGCTACACCAAGGAAGAGATGAAGATGGTGCTCGAGACCCGCAAGATCATGGGGGACGACTCCATCGACGTCTGCCCGACCTGCGTGCGCGTGCCCGTCCTCTATTCCCACAGCGAGTCGATCCTGGTCGAGACCGAGCGGCCGCTGACCCCCACGCAGGCCCGCGCCCTCTGGGCCAACGCCCCCGGCGTGGTCGTGCTGGACGACCCCTCCGTCAAGCAGTACCCGCTGCCCGCCGCCGCCGCGGGCTCCGACGACGTCTTCGTCGGCCGGATCCGCCAGGACCTGGCCAGGCCCAACGCCCTGCTCTTCTGGTGCGTCAGCGACAACCTCCGCAAAGGGGCCGCCACCAACGCGGTCCAGATCGCCGAAGAGCTGCTGAAGCTCGACCCGGTCGGCGCCTGA
- a CDS encoding YaiI/YqxD family protein: MPIYIDADACPVKAEIYKVAARYEIQVYVVSNASMIMPKEGLVEMVLVKGGFDIADDWIAERATVGDIVVTSDIPLAERCLNAGARVLGPKGDPFNEDSIGNAMATRALLDMLRQSGEFRGGPSPYSKADRSRFLAKLDETIHAAKRDRK; this comes from the coding sequence ATGCCGATCTACATTGATGCCGATGCCTGCCCTGTGAAGGCCGAGATCTACAAGGTCGCGGCGCGCTATGAAATTCAGGTCTACGTCGTCTCCAACGCGTCGATGATCATGCCCAAGGAGGGGCTCGTCGAGATGGTCCTCGTCAAAGGGGGATTCGACATCGCCGACGACTGGATCGCCGAGCGGGCGACCGTGGGCGACATCGTCGTGACGTCGGACATCCCACTGGCCGAGCGCTGCCTGAATGCGGGGGCCCGGGTGCTCGGGCCCAAGGGAGACCCATTCAACGAAGACTCGATCGGCAACGCCATGGCCACCCGTGCCTTGCTGGACATGCTCAGGCAGTCGGGCGAGTTCCGCGGCGGCCCCTCCCCCTATTCCAAGGCCGACCGGTCGCGGTTCCTGGCCAAGCTCGACGAGACGATCCACGCGGCGAAGCGCGACCGGAAGTGA
- a CDS encoding ester cyclase has product MATDNAALTRRWLDEVWNQRRLETVDELLHDDGVCHSSMGDLQGKAGFLEGQFAVMTGAFPDIRLEIEDVVASGDVTVARWVVSGTHTGEGLGFSPTGRTVRVVGITWVRFVDGKMVEGWDYWDRAQLYEELGVAATV; this is encoded by the coding sequence ATGGCGACCGACAATGCGGCCTTGACGCGCAGGTGGCTGGACGAGGTCTGGAACCAGCGCAGGCTGGAGACCGTCGACGAGCTGCTGCACGACGACGGAGTCTGCCACTCGTCGATGGGTGACCTCCAGGGCAAGGCCGGGTTCCTCGAAGGGCAGTTCGCGGTCATGACCGGGGCCTTCCCGGACATCCGGCTCGAAATCGAGGACGTGGTGGCGAGCGGCGACGTCACCGTCGCCCGATGGGTCGTCAGCGGCACCCACACCGGCGAGGGGCTGGGGTTCTCCCCCACCGGCCGCACCGTCCGCGTCGTCGGCATCACCTGGGTCCGGTTCGTCGATGGTAAGATGGTCGAAGGTTGGGATTACTGGGACAGGGCCCAGCTTTACGAAGAGCTGGGCGTCGCAGCCACAGTCTGA